Within Ipomoea triloba cultivar NCNSP0323 chromosome 9, ASM357664v1, the genomic segment aatataatatttccaTTTTACTGgtgctttatatatatttggattagTTGGTAAATGTGTATTTGTGTTATGAGAGGTTAGGCGTTCAATTCTctggcttttatatatatacatataattttttccatattaacaatgagatgtgtaatttataatgtgttttttatttgaattaatttatcaaattaattatgtttccatagtttgttatgaatatttttataaagtttttatcaaattaattatgttctatattttgttatgaatattttataaaGTATTGATGTTTTTGTCTATCCAACAAtattttatgattatattttttaagtacttcttcttctttttttttttttcactatctcttttgttttaatgtttcgCCTTCACGAAAGTCGGCCGATCCAACGGTGCCGAGTGGAATGCTCGTCGCTCAACAGATAAAAGTTACTCTAGGgatagggtttagggtttagggttttgagtttAGGGTTTAATATGGTtttatggtttagggtttaggttttagggttttaggaTGTTTtagattttagggtttaggggtgGATTTAGGGTTTACGATTTAAGTTGATTTTAGGGTTTTGGGATTTAAGGTATAAGGTggttttaggatttagggttgaGGGTTGAGAGGTGGTTTTGGtgttttgggtttagggttgtTTTAGTGTTTCGGGTTTAGGGTGGATTTAGGATTTAGGTTTAagatggtttagggtttaaggtttaagatgattttatggtttagggtttagggtttagttttGGTTTTAAGgtgagtttagggtttagggtttagttttGGTTTTAAGGtgagtttagggtttaaggtttagggtttagggtttaatatGGTTTTATGGTTTATGGTTTATGGTTTAGAGTTGTTATTTGGTTTAGGGTCTATGAtgattttagggtttatggtTTTAAGATTTAGTGTATAAGGTGGATTTAGGATTTGGggttgggtttagggtttagcgtACAAGGTGGTTTTAgggattagggtttagggttttaggatttagggtttaaggtATAGAGGTGATTTTAGAAATTACGGTTTAGAGGtggttttagggtttaaggtaTAGAGGTGATTTTAGAAATTACGGTTTAGAGGTggttttaaggtttagggtaAGTTCATGGTTTTAGCTTTAGAGgtgattttagggtttagggttaaaGTTTTTATACAGCTTAGGGTTTAAGGTGAgtatagggtttagggtttaaaggTGGTTTTAAGGTTTATGGCAATTTTAGGGTTTATGGTTTATCGTATAAGTGTGGGTTTAGGGCTTAGGGTTTTAGGCTTTAAGgtgagtttagggtttagggtttagggtttagaggtGATTTTAGAGTTTTGGGTTTTGggtggttttagggtttagggtttaaaatGGTTTTGGGGTTTAGGTCTTACGATTTAAGATTTAGGATTTAAGTTgattttaaggtttagggtttagttttGGTTTAAGGGTTTAGCGTATAAGATGGTTTAGGGTTCAGGCTTTAGGgtgagtttagggtttagtttTGGAATAAGGGTTAGGATATATGGTGGTTTTTCGATTTAGGGTTTATCATATAAGGTGGTTTTAGggtggttttagggtttaggatttagtgcgatggtttagggtttagggtataAGTTGATtttagtgtttagggtttaATTTTGGGTTTAAGGTTTAGCGTATAAggtggttttagggtttagaagTGGTTTTAgtatttagggtttagggttgttTTAGGCTTTAGGATTTAGGTTTATGATGattttagggttttgggttTAAGATTTAAGACAATTTTAGGGTTTGGTTTTGAGTTTATGGTTTAGGGTGATTATAGGgttttaggatttatggttTATGGTTTAGAGGTGGTTTTAAGGTTTCGGGTTTAGGTTGGTTTTAGGGGGTGGTTTTTCGATTTAGGGTTTATCATATAAGGTGGTTTTAGGGTATAAGTTGATtttagtgtttagggtttaATTTTGGGTTTAAGATTTAGCGTATAAggtggttttagggtttagaagTGGTTTTAGTATTTAGGGTTTAAGATTTAAGACAATTTTAGGGTTTGGTTTTGAGTTTATGGTTTAGGGTGATTATAGGgttttaggatttatggttTATGGTTTAGAGGTGGTTTTAAGGTTTCAGGTTTAAGTTGGTTtcatggtttagggtttaagctgattttagggtttaagttttaattttgggtttattatttaggatttagggtttagggtttagcgtATAAGGTGGTtttaggttttagggtttagaggtggttttagggtttagggtgatTTCAAGTTTTAGGGCTTAGGGTAAGTatagggtttaaggtttagattgattttagggtttagggtttaatttTGGGTTTAAGGTTTAGGATTTAGTGTATAAagtggttttagggtttagggttttgcgTATTAGGTGTTTTTAGATGTTTAAAATGGTTTTTAGGGTTTAGAAGTGATTTTAAAGTTTAGAGGTGGTTTTAGtatttagggtttaaggttgtTTTAGGTTTTAGGCTTTAGGTTTAAGATGGTTTTAAATGCTTAAGATGATTTTAGGGCCTAAGAGCTCACATCGACGGGAAGGTTTGGCACCTCGATGTCGGCCTGAAGAAATTTCAGGCTTCGTCCATGCCttactagcgcctagcgcctactgcagcAATCAtagtttttcaaataaaggccttttttaatttcgccccaagtctataaaatgtttggaccgacCTCGAATAAGAATACCAAGTCTGGAAGATTCGGGTCATCCTTTTCTTTTGGCAAATGGTCAGAAACACGAATTGTCTAGAGAGTTGGAAGGTGCCTTAAGTGCAGCTGCTTGAAGCCTCATATAATTGCAATCCAACTGGAAACTGAAAGGTGTGCTGAAAATTCATCGTTGTACACAACACTGAGAGGTTTTTCCATAGTTTTATGTCAGTCTCACTAGatagaaggaaaaatatatgCACTTTTGAGCGTGTCAGTGTGCACTGCATAAGCTAATTAAGGAAACAACAATGTATGTAAATGATACATCatctattatttttatcttttattctttgtttcacaCTTACATGCATCTGCTACCACTAGATCCACACAGGGGAGAGGACCATATGCATAAACATGTAAGAATACAaagaaatggagaaaaaaaGTTACTGTTTCAGTGTAGTTTACCCTGGGCAATTCAAAGTGTCTAGAATAACTTACTGCTTTACAACAATAGAAGTATTAATCATTTGAATCACAGTTTCATATTATTATAGCATAAAAATCAGGCATACATGTGCAACCCCTAGGATCCATTGCTAAATGCAAAATCATTCTAGATAAGCACACTCTTGAACCACCTAATTTCCTAAGGAATGAGATTAGTGTGCTTCTTAAGGTTGAGAGTTGAGACTTTGTGCTTTTGAACAAAGTTGGCAATGCAACTAGCCAATCCTTTGAGCTCATTTTCAATGTTAAATCCTAATGTAGGTTTGCATTAACAGAAATATAATATCCATAATTTCCTAAGGAATGAGATTAGTGTGCTACTTAAGGTTGAGAGTTGAGACTTTTGTGCTTTTGAACAAAGTTGGCAATGCAACTAGCCAATCCTTTGAGCTCATTTTCAATATTAAATCCTAATGTAGGTTTGCATTAACAGAAATATAATATCCATAATTTCCTAAGGAATGAGATTAGTGTGCTACTTAAGGTTGAGAGTTGAGACTGGAATGAGATTAGTGTGCTACTTAAGGTTGAGAGTTGAGACTTTTGTGCTTTTGAACAAAGTTGGCAATGCAACTAGCCAATCCTTTGAGCTCATTTTCAATGTTGGCAATGCAACTAGCCAATCCTTTGAGCTCATTTTCAATGTTAAATCCTAATGTAGGTTTGCATTAACAGAAATATAATATCCATAGCTCCATACCATCCACAAAATTTCTTTCAACTTGCATATATAGATCACGTACAGCCTCAACTACTCCAGCATGGGCATAGTGCAATGGTGAGGTAGCCTCTCTTTCCTTGATCCCCAACTGAACATTTTTGTCACTATAACACATATTGATAGCTAAAaactgaaaattaaacataaagcATGCACAAATGCACATACATATATTGATAGATAAAAATGCAAAGCacatagttttttttaatttgtgtgtAGGACTGCTAATGATGACTAGATGCAAAGCTCAAATCACAGTTCACACAGCCTAATTAAATTTCACAGCAAACTAATACCACTTAAGTaatcatttgacaatataataCCTTATTAGGTATTATATTTCTCCTTCCAATTGTTAGATAATGGCTgtcaaatactcaataatctGTAATGAAATTGCAAATTAATGGCCAAGTTTGGGAGTAGTGTTTCAAGTTGGGAATTAGGAATAGCTCTAGTGGAAAAAAATGGTGTTATGAAAAATTCAGAATTgggcaatttatttattttagaaacaGTAAACAATTTTGTAATCCAtcataaatgttaattttatatCCATTTTCTCTCTATTCTTTAATCATTTCTCTCCCTGTTCAATTTCTACAATTCTACTTAGAGTCCATGTGGcaatacaaagaaaataaagtcaatACAAAATATTCATTCTAGTCGAAGGAAAAAATGTTCACTTTGGTGAAAAATGTCTTCTTAAAGTTTTAGTTGGTAGACATTTAAGTCTTCTTAAGTTTTTAGTTGGGAGACATTTTCCAAATCCCTATCTCTCAACTCTCCCCCGTCGCTCTCTTGTAAATACGGGTAGGTGTATATACACCAACCGTATTTATTactctttattttaattaaactcaAAAACAGAATGAACCTAACTCTAAGGCTCATTCCAAAATGAACCTAACTCTAACCACCCATGGAACTCCCTATTTGGAGAACCACGTTCCCCAACCTCCTTCTCGGCGAATGCACCCCCACACCCCTCTTGTCGGATCTCTGTAACAAGTACAATGTACATTCAATTCCCATTTGAAACGACAATGAGGTTATGGTTGTGCGGAGGACGTAGAAGGGCTGCAATGGGAAGATCATCCAGGTGTACGTACCGTACGGAATGGGTCAATCACATCGAGTGAATCACCCAAACAAAAATAATCCCTATGTTTCTCGAGTAACCgggtattttttaaaaatattttatcaaagTTAACCTATTTCTAGTAACGTTTGAAGCTTAGTTCAACATTGTGGACCCATGATCACTAAAAACAAGGTAAGGAAGCAACCACACAAGACAGTAAAAACGAAAAACTGTGTTCatgagagagaaagggagagagatACTTTACTAAGCCAAATCCCCTTCAGAAAGGCTGCATTCCCTGCATAAACCATCAGTTTTGAGGTCTTCAGGGGTCTCAGTTCCACGCACAGCAATCACAACAGTTTTCAAACGGTGTAAAACAACAATGAAGTATGCTGCTTTACACTTATCCTGAGAAAAGAACATGTTATGAGGGTGTAAATGTCTGAACTCTAAAAGTTGCTTCGGATGAGAAAAGAGATCAAATAAGTAACACTAAAGAAGCTGTGCAAGTATAATTTAGTTTAGTCTACAAAAAGTActataatattcaaaagaaagtaatttaaataaatgaccCATAAAGCCAAAAATCACTTGTATAAAAAACATACCCAATTCCTTTATTGTTCAATTAACAGAGAATTGAGAACATCAacttaaagaaatatattttagtGTACAAGGGAACGCCATGAAGTTTAGATGTATCTAGCAGAATATCAGATAAAGTTTTCACATAAAACTCTCATATATGCCATAAAGGTTTGTTGCAATCTCTCTCAACTTGGGCAGAAGTCTATAAAACCATCCAAGTTACTAGAAATAGTTTATTGGCACCCATAGATTGCATGATGCAACAGAAAGGATTAAAGTTCAGTAAAGAGAAGCACCTTGAATCGGCTGTTGCTTGCTCATTTGAAAAAGTATCATTAAATGGAACTGATTCAAGCAAACCAAGGAACCTAGCAAAGCCTTCGGGATTTATGCACTGCTCTTTATTCCCTTCAAAGTTCATCCCAAAGTTTAAGCACAAGTGCTGATCATTATACAAGTTAACTTAAGTATAGGCACACACCAAACCTAGTCTACCCAATACCCACTACAAAGCAATATATAAGATAAAAGAAATATGGGATCTGAAAGAGTGTCACTGAAATATGAATATCAACAAACAAGACAGATAAGGTGTAAGAATCAGTAGAATGATTGTGAAAAACAGTGTTCAACCCCATGTGGGATCAAACATAAGTGCATAACAACTAGCCATTAGTCCCCTCTCCTTTCTCCCCTCTCTTTAATTGGGGCAGCAAAAAGAGCAGGAAGACCATCCCAAAAATCCATCCATATTACCTTCCAACACAAACTCTTTCAAGATTAACATTTACTGCTTACCAGAACTGTAACCAGCCTCTTCAGACAATCCATGTCCTAGTTCATATGGATATTCCCGGTCATCTTTTTGAATCCAGAATGTATTATCATCCTTTTCATCAAGGTTCTCAGATAGATAGAAACATCTATCTTTTCCTACAACCTGAAGTAAGAATGAAAGAGACCATTGTTCAGAACTATAAACATCAATTTTCAAAGGAAAAAACACATGGAGTTTCCTGATAGAGCTATTTCGGGATCGAGTaaaatcattcaattcaattcaattcaatatcTAAGATAACTACAGAGCTAGCTCCAAAGAGAAAAGAAATCACTACTTTATTCTGTTCTAATTCATTAAGAGTAGTCAAACACCTTGAGTGCATAGTTGTCAGTGATTATACTAATTTAAGGGAGAAGATACAGGTGACAAGGAAAACATTGTTCTGGGAATTAAAGTCAGGGCCCACGCATGCAGCCTGAAAATAACaagctaaatgcctaaataaTGAATGGAAAATGTCATTCTGCTTGTTTCTAGTCTTACCAACAATCTGTCGAGGTAGGCAACAACTGGATGAGCTTGCTCCATTTCTGCAAGTTCTGATCCAAGCCATGGAAACAAAATAAGATAAACATTATCAAGATACCTATGCAAAAACATGATGCATTTTTACACTTAAAGACAACCATAAATACACTAGTcactaaaaataatttacaaatgcAACTCATCTCTGTTTGCTAAATTTCTATAcataccaaaaataaataaataaataaacctgtTGTGCAAGAATTACAAACAAGGGAAATACATGCtcaaatgtaaataaaaatgattCAGTTGAAGTACATtaagaattataaatataataaaagaaacaGTAATGATAACACTACAAAAGGAGGGGATGGAGATTTAGAATTTTGCAGCCAATAAGAAACATGTACAGTTTAGATGAATATTGAAATTAGAGTGAGATCAATAAGAAAATGAGCAACAAATTTCAAGATACCCTCAAGTCTACAGTTTagatgaaaattgaaatcacCATAGTTAGATTAAAAAGATCATTGGCATTTGGCActtgttatggaatatatattgaatatatagaATCTCTATATATTAGGCCGTCTTAGGGTTTTTGGTAGATAGGCATATGGAAGCTTGTTTCCTTGTTTGGTGTCTTCtagcttatatatatagggcTAAGTTGTATTCTCTCTTTTGGGTGAAGAATGTACAGAATATTCATACTCATAGAATTCTCTTTACTCTCATAACATGGTATTAGAGCcattacaataatttttttttcccccacTCCGTTGACGTCACCGCCTAACGTAGCGGCGGCGACCGAATCTGGAATTTTCGACGCTGTTCTGGGCAGAGCGTGAGGCTCACGCACCGCCGCTACCTGTCCGCTGTAGCAGAAAACCCATAACAAATAAAGGGTGAAAGATATAGATATTTCAAGTTTTCAACTCTCTACTGTGAATACAACTAGTTATGGCCTATGGGTATAAGACTGCAATACAATAGATGAGTTGGAATCAAGAAGCAGTAGAATGATTAGTCTACAGTAGTAGGGAACGCCaactaaaagaaatatattttagtGTACAAGGGAATGCCATGTAGCAGAAAACCCATAACAAATAAAGGGTGAAAGATATAGATATTTCAAGTTTTCAACTCTCTACTGTGAATACAACTAGTTATGGTCTATGGGTATAAGACTGCAATACAGCAGCAGGAGAATGATTAGTCTACAGTAGCAGGGAACgccaacaaaaagaaatatattttagtCTACAAGAGAACGACATGTAGCAGAAAAACCCATAACAAATAAAGGGTGAAATATATAGATATTTCAACTTTTCAACTCTCTACTGTGAATACAACTAGTTATGGGTATAAATACTGCAATACAATTGGTGAGTTGGAATCAAGAAGCAGCAGGAGAATGATTAGTCTTGGAATATCACTACCCTGTGCTAATGTGTAGACTATTTGATGGcaacaatgaaattaatatatgaaCTCGGAAAATCTTGCTCCAAACTTAAATCGTGACACATAAGTCATAAGTTTGCACCTGTATTCAAATCTAAAAATGATTGACATGAGTGATTAAgaaatttaactattttttaaaatcttcgGATCTATGTTCATGTAGGAAAAAATGAATATTGAGGTACTAATAGAACCCTACTTGAATGCGCATGAAGTTTTCTTATTTCATTACAAATAAATCTCAATAGAAATTTTTTTGAACATGCTAGAGGAGGATGGAACTGCGAAATTTAGGAAGCCACTCCTTTTGCTTGACACATATATTGTCTCACTATAACTAGGCCctcaaataataaacaagacaaataaaatgaaagagAATGTACTTAACTAactgtttgtttttgttttgagttTTGAAAACAATATTTTCTGTACTCTATATGTGATATTCTAAACTTCAAATAGTATTTTTGCAGAGAAAATTTAAATAAAGCAAGcttaataatttataaagaaAACTAAAATACACAAATAGTTTGTAATAACCAGGGCAAAGCACTAGCCCATCTAAAATGAGATCAATGGGTAATTTATTAGGGACCAAATAATTAAGGGACATTGATGATATTAATTACTCCTATTGCACACACTGTCTACACATCAGCAATTTTTGTTACACAATGAGATTTCACATATTTTAAGTGGCAGAATTTAAATAATTGCTACATTAAGGCACATCCTTCATTTTGTTAAGAACTTCTTTTACCTAGAACCAGTATTATATACTAAGAGAAAATACAGAAAAGATCTAAAGATGGCAATAAACAATATTAAGCCCATATTTAGACTATGACTTACTTTGTTTAGTTGGTTAACACGTCCCTTTCTAAGTACATCATCTgtcaatttgacatatttcaaGAAAGTTGTTGCATGACCTCGCCACCAATTATCACCTTCAAGTAAAGGTCAACTGTAATAAACAGGTAAAAGCTGGCATATTAACTGCTCAAAACAAAATGTTACACACAGTTTACAGATACAGAAAATTCAAATACCACTATACCAGTGCACATGAATGTTCTGAAGTCCAAACTAATATTGTTCCCAATGTATATGTATAGAAAgttcaataaatttaaaataaaaataacacagAAAACCAACAAGAGAGTCATTCATTTAGTCTCATCACTtttcttattttacttttatttgacACGTCATTATCATCCCTTTTAATCATAAGAATACCATAGCCAACTAATGGTTTCCCATGCCAACCCAAAATATTCTTAAAGTATTTGACATGTTAACTACCGACTGTATTTACTGTCAATCCTGTTTGTTTCATAAATACCATGTTGCTACAATTGATTAGAAAGCTGTTTTCATGGTAAAGATTTCCTTTGTaaaggtttttttaaaaatctagtGTATTCAAAACGCTAAGTAGACTTGATGCTTAAATGTGTGGAGAAACAGCAGACTAGAGATACAGAGTtgagagagaaagaagaagaagaagaagaagaatgtctGTTTATTCAATGCTCAACTGTTCTGCAATCTACATATTTATTACAACACGGAGAGGTTGTTAGGAATGGAAAACAGAACAAACAACTCTTCCAAGTTAGTTACAAGGGGTGGTTAAGCTATGTCAGATGTGCTGCACGTGAGGCCTGATGAAGAGCTACTGTGTGTTGATACCCCCCCGCAAGGTGGAGTGTACATGCTATGTACACCCAGCTTGGAAATAAAGTTGCAGAATGTTTTAGGAGCATGAGGCTTGGTGAATACATCATCCAATTGATTAGTGGTATCAACATGTAGCAATCTTAGAACTTGCTTTTGTAATTTTTCCCTTACTAGGTGACAATCAATCTCGATGTGCTTTGTTCTTTCGTGGAAGACTGGATTTTCAGCTATGGCTATAGCAGACTTGCTATCACAATATAGTATGGCTAGGgagttgataagtgcaaaagatgctacaTTTATAGGGTCGTTCTCGGGTCACATTGCATGTACTTGCTAgcttttgtgattgatttgaGCTTTAATTGCATTAAAATGCTTGTTAGTGCCATTGGACCCTAGTCCACGcgtgtttgatcattttgtaggtaaaaacgTTGTGCAAAGAGGTGAAAAAGGCATGGATTTCAGAGAATTATTTACGAGCCAAAGTTGGGAGCAAAGGACACACATCGGACGCGcattggacgcgcgtccgtccAGGCGTCCACGTCCCAGATCATCAGGGTTCGAAGCAGCCCCTTTGCGGACGCCACCGGACGCCCCGCGTCCGAAAatcagctctctgaagtttgagATGTCTGCTTAGGACGTGGGAAGGACGCACATCGGACGCCTCGCGTCCGGAAAATCGCTCTCTGAAGTTGGAATGTCTGCTTAGGACGCGCCGCGGACGCACATCGGACGCCCACGTCCGATCCCGAGATCCCGCCGAAGATTTGAAGCAGCGCACACAGAATCCCGCTGGACGCGCAgaggacgcgcgtccagtcgggcgtccacAGCGTAACAAATTGGCGGTTGGCGCGATTTAAATAGGGATTTGGGGCATTTTTCAGGGGGATCcccattcatttttccagattagtctagtctaaaatttctctctctagaattaggttgaaattctctcccaataaaatttctctctctagaattaggttgaaattctctcccaattccacttcaattccattcacATTTCTGAAATTCTCTCCCAattccacttcaattccattcacATTTCCATTCAAGTAGCTAGATTTGGGGAAGATTGTGGACATCAACTTGCAATTGTTCAAGATTTGTAGAAGAATTCCATTTGCAATCAAGTAACCTTTCAATTTCTTCTCTTGTTCTTCAATTTTAGTTTGTGAATTGAGTTGtgatttgttttgttgatttgatttgtgcTTTGAATTGTGTTTTGCTTTCAATCCTTATAGCTTAGATTTGTTTAATTGCTTTGATGATGCTTAGCATAGAGATGTGTGGCTAGTTACCTAGGGATTAGGACTAGTTGaacatgcatgttgttcttgaGCTCTTATGTCTTAAATCTAGGGTAGAATGATGCTTTTTGGATATCTTGATAGCGGTTGGGATGTTTGAATGATCTCTACTCCGATTAGGCCAATCGGACTTGAGAGT encodes:
- the LOC116030825 gene encoding uncharacterized protein LOC116030825 isoform X2 is translated as MEQAHPVVAYLDRLLVVGKDRCFYLSENLDEKDDNTFWIQKDDREYPYELGHGLSEEAGYSSGNKEQCINPEGFARFLGLLESVPFNDTFSNEQATADSRISVKQHTSLLFYTV